Part of the uncultured Anaeromusa sp. genome is shown below.
CATTGAGCAGCTGCATGTACCGGTAATTCAAATCAACACCGAAGGCGGTTGCCATTTGGAAGCGGCCATGGTGGAAGAGGCTGTAAATTCTCTCAATCTTGATGAATTGGATTTGGTACTTGTGGAAAACGTGGGGAATCTAGTTTGCCCTGCTGAGTTTGATATCGGCGAAGACGCTAAGATTGTAGTTCTCAGCGTGACTGAAGGCGATGATAAACCGGCGAAATATCGGATTGCCTTTAATGTGTCTAAGGCGGCGGTCATTAATAAAATGGATTTGTTGCCGCATACGTCATTTGATATGGAACTGGCGGAGCATGATATCAAGAGCGCTAACAGCGACATTCTGCTCTTTAAAACGTCCTTCCAAGGTGGTCAAACAACCGGGCTGAGCTCTTGGCTCAACTGGATCAAAGACGAAGTGCGCCGCAAAAAAGAGCAGGTCAAGGGGGAGTAGGCATGATGCGCCAGGCGGTTTGGGCGGAAGTAGATTTGGGGGCTATCAAAGACAATGTGCGGCACATTCGCAGCACCTTGCGAAAAGGGGTGCAGTTTTGCGCCGTTGTGAAGGCCGACGCTTACGGGCATGGCGCCGTGCCTGTAGCAAAAGCCGTGCTGGCAGCAGGGGCGGACCAGATGGCGGTAGCGATGCTGCAGGAGGCGGTCGAATTGCGGCAGGCCGGTATTGAAGTTCCCATTCTGATTCTAGGCTATACACCGCCGGAGGAAGCGGCGCAGGTCGTGGCGAAAAAGGTTACCGCCGCTGTATATTCGTTAGAAACGGCGGAGGCTTTGTCGCACGCCGCGCAGCAGTTGGGCTGCAAAGCGATAGTGCATTTAAAAGTCGATACCGGCATGGGGCGCATCGGCGTCCAGCCGGAAGAGGCTGGCGTTTTTGCGGCGCAAGTGGCCGCGCTGCCTGGAATTGAAGTGGAAGGCGTCTTTTCGCATTTTGCAACGGCGGATTGTGAAGATAAGAGTTATGCTCACGAGCAATTCCGGCGTTTTCAAGAGGCGCTGCAGAACATCGAAGCTCACGGCGTCAAGGTGGCTGTTCGTCATATCGCCAATAGCGCGGCTACGCTGGAATTGCCGGAGTACCACCTGGATATGGTGCGGCCCGGCATTATTCTATATGGAATTTGGCCGTCAGAAGAAGTCAAGCGTTCCCTTCCCTTGCGGCAGGCGATGTCCTGGAAAGCCTGTGTCAGCCATGTAAAGTGCGTGCCCCCGGGAAGCCCGGTCAGCTACGGATGTATCTACAAAGCGGGTCAAGAAACCTGTATCGCGACGCTGCCTGTAGGGTATGCGGACGGTTGGACGCGGCTTTTGGCGGGCAAAGCGGCAGTATCTTTAGCTGGTCAAAGGGCGCCTGTGGTGGGGCGCATCTGCATGGATCAGTGCATGGTGGCTCTTCCGGCAGGGGCGAAGGTAGCAGTGGGGGAACCTGCGTTACTTTTTGGGCCGGCAGGGCCGACTGTGGAAGAAGTGGCGGCCTGGCTGGGAACCATTCCTTATGAAATTGTGTGTATGGTCGGGAAACGGGTGCCGAGGCGCTATGGGAACGCTTGAATTTTCTTGCGGCGTTACATGGCTCATGGTACGATAAGCTAAATCATTGTAGTACGAATGGAGGCGGCAGGATGGACCAAATGGAACAGGATTGGGAAGCGTTTAAGAAGAAATTCAATGCCAAAGCCGGGATTGACCTGAATTATTACAAACGGGCGCAGATGCAGCGGCGTATTACGAATTTGATGAACCGTCACGGCCATAGCAGCTATACGGCATTTTTTTCGCAGTTGGAAAAAGACCCCAAGGCTTATAAAGAATTTGTCGAGTACATTACGATTAACGTAACGGAATTTTTCCGGACGCCGGAGAAATTTGAAGAATTGGAGAAAAAAGTGCTCGCAGATCTGCTGCAGCGCAGCTCGAAGCTCAATATTTGGAGCGCCGGGTGCTCCATGGGGGCGGAACCTTATTCGCTGTCCATGATTTTGGCGGATTTGACGCCCAGCGCG
Proteins encoded:
- the hypB gene encoding hydrogenase nickel incorporation protein HypB, whose protein sequence is MEIKVMSNILEKNEAIAARLRQRFAAKGILVLNLMGSPGCGKTTLLENTIAALKARLRVAVIEGDLFTDKDARRIEQLHVPVIQINTEGGCHLEAAMVEEAVNSLNLDELDLVLVENVGNLVCPAEFDIGEDAKIVVLSVTEGDDKPAKYRIAFNVSKAAVINKMDLLPHTSFDMELAEHDIKSANSDILLFKTSFQGGQTTGLSSWLNWIKDEVRRKKEQVKGE
- the alr gene encoding alanine racemase codes for the protein MMRQAVWAEVDLGAIKDNVRHIRSTLRKGVQFCAVVKADAYGHGAVPVAKAVLAAGADQMAVAMLQEAVELRQAGIEVPILILGYTPPEEAAQVVAKKVTAAVYSLETAEALSHAAQQLGCKAIVHLKVDTGMGRIGVQPEEAGVFAAQVAALPGIEVEGVFSHFATADCEDKSYAHEQFRRFQEALQNIEAHGVKVAVRHIANSAATLELPEYHLDMVRPGIILYGIWPSEEVKRSLPLRQAMSWKACVSHVKCVPPGSPVSYGCIYKAGQETCIATLPVGYADGWTRLLAGKAAVSLAGQRAPVVGRICMDQCMVALPAGAKVAVGEPALLFGPAGPTVEEVAAWLGTIPYEIVCMVGKRVPRRYGNA